Genomic DNA from uncultured Methanospirillum sp.:
GGTCCCTCTACCGCGGGTGTGGCAACTCTTACCCATGGGTGTCATTACTGTCCGCACGGCAGGACGAATATCTAATGGTTAGACCGCGTACCTGATCAGTACTATGCTCTTCGGCTCGTCAGGGATCCGCCGTCTCTATGATCAGGATTTGGTCACTCTTGCTATGCAGGTAGGGATGGCAGTGGGCAGCAGGGCAGATCAGGTTCTGGTTGGAATGGACTCTAGAACGACCGGCCCTGTTCTGTCAAGTTCTTTTATTGCTGGTGTATGTAGCACCGGTGCAACAGCCCTTAAAGGAGGAATTGCACCTACTCCTTCAATAGCTTATAGTTGCCGTTCTTTCCAGGCAGCCTGTATGGTTACTGCCTCGCATAATCCTGAACCCTATAACGGATTGAAACTCTTCAACCCTGATGGCTCTTCATTTCAGGCAGTTCAGCAGGAAGAGATCGAGGATGCTCTCTCTGATATCTCTACAAAAGACTGGCTTCATCAGGGTGAGGTGAAGATGTGTGATCCACTCACTCCTCATCGAAAGGCGATTCTGAAGAAGATTACTGTAAAGGATGATCTCCCTGTCATCCTGGATTGTGGAAATGGAGCAGGATGTGTCCTGACTCCTCATCTGCTCTCTGATGCTGGTGCATCTGTCACCACGGTCAATGCCAATCCGGCGGGGATTTTTTCCAGGCCGTCTGAACCGCTTCCTGAGCATCTTCCTTACCTCCCTGCCCTGATGAAGAAGACAAATGCCCGGTGTGCTGTTGTCCACGACGGGGATGCAGATCGGATGATGGCTTTTGATAACACCGGTTCTTATATTCCTGGCGATCTTCTCCTCATCCTGTTTGCGAAATATCTTGGATCAAAAAGGGTTGTGACCACATATGATGCCTCGATGGCAGTGGAAGAGGTAGCCGAGGTGAGAAGGACACCAGTGGGTGATGCATTTGTCTCTGAACAACTGGTGAAGTGGGGAGACTTCGGTGGTGAACCATCGGGTGCATGGATCTTCCCCCAGATCTCGTACTGTCCTGACGGTCCCTTTGCGGCTGGGCTCTTCTGTGAAATGGCAGGGGAGTGGGATATCGCTGAAGAACTTGCGTCAATACCCCGGTATCCGATCATCCGGCGTTCTCTTGAATTACCACAGTCCCGAGAGGTATTATATGCACTGGGGGCGGCAAACCCGACTGACGGTATTCGCCTTGAAGAAGAAGATGGCTGGTGCCTGATCAGGGCCAGTGGGACTGAACCAAAGATACGGTTCACTGCTGAAGGCCGTACTTCTGAAGATGCAAAGCGGATGCTGGAAAGGGGCGAAGAGATGGTAAGACTGGCATTAAAGGGTGAAGCCTGATGGTTCAGTGTGTTATACTTGCTGCTGGTGAAGGGAAACGCATGAGGCCGCTCACTGGTTCACGCCCGAAGGTGATGCTTCCGGTTGCAAATCGCCCTATGCTTGAACATCTCATCTGTGCAGTCCGGGATTGTGGCGTTGATGAGTTCATTCTTGTTGTAGGATATGAAGAGGCAGCAGTCAGGCATCATTTTGGTGACGGTTCCTTATTCGGGGTCACAATCAGATATGTGACACAAAAACGTCAGCATGGAACCGGTGACGCGGTGTTGAATGTCCTGCCTCATGTTACCGGGGATTTCCTGCTTCTGAATGGTGATATGATCTTATCCCATGAGGATATTGATGCGGTACTCTCGAGCCCTTCTCCTGCCCTTGGGGTATGTAGATCAGATCATCCCCAGGATTTTGGTGTTGTAACTATTCAAGACAGGATCATCACCGGTCTTGAAGAGAAGAGTGAACATCCAAAGAGTGATCTGATCAATGCGGGATTGTATCTGTTTACCTCTGATCTGTTCACTCATCTCAGGCGGATAACTCCGTCTCCACGTGGTGAACTGGAACTGACCGATGCATTACTGCCATTTATCAGAGAGGGGTCCCTGCATGCAGTCATGCTCTCTTCATGGGCCGATCTGGGTTCGCCCTGGGATCTGCTTGGGGCTAATGAAGTCCTTCTCGGCTCTCTATCTTCCTGTATTGAAGGCGAGATCGAGAAGGGTGTTGTACTCAAAGGTGCAGTACAGGTGGGAACAGGAACTGTCATAAAGGCCGGGACTTACATAGAGGGCCCTTGTATTATTGGAAAGGACTGTAAAATAGGTCCTCATACCTACATCAGGGGAGCGACCGCGATAGGCGACAACTGCCACATTGGTCATAGTACCGAGCTCAAGAACTCCATTGTGATGAGTAACACGAACATCCCCCACTTTAACTACGTGGGAGACAGTGTTATTGCCAGTGGATGCAACTTCGGAGCCGGGACGAAGATTGCCAACCTTCGTCACGACAAGCATTGCATCTCTGCCGGTGGGGTGAACACCAGAAGGAAAAAATTCGGAGCAGTCATTGGTGATGACGTGCTGTTTGGAATAAACTGTTCGATAAATGTGGGCACAATTGTTGGTAACAGGTGCCGGGTTGCTCCACATTGCTTTGTCAGTGGTGTCATTGCTGATGATTCGGTGGTGAAGAGATGAGCGTGCAGGCTGTCATCCTAGCAGCCGGTGAAGGGACCAGGATCAGACCATTGACCCAGAACCGCCCAAAAGCATTGATCCCTGTTGCAAACCGGCCTATCCTGGAGCATCTTGTAGATTCACTACTTGCTTGCGGGGTCCGTGATATCATTGTGGTTGTCGGGTACCGCAAAGAGCAGGTGATGCGGCATCTCATTCACCTTCCAGTTCCTGTCCGGGTTGTTGAACAGCAGCATCAGATTGGAACCGGCCATGCACTTCTCTGTGCACGTGATCTCGTGACTGATGATCTTCTGGTCCTCCCTGGTGACAACTATGTTGATCCAGCGTCCCTGAAAGAGGTGCTGAAGATCAAGAACTCCATGCTTATCACGACTCACCGCCATCCGTCAAATTTTGGTGTCGTTCATGTTGAAGACGGTCGTGTCCTTGGCATCACTGAAAAGCCTGTACATGCAAGCCGGATGACTGTGAGTTGCGGTGTGTATCACCTGGAACATGCTCTGCTTGTGGGCATGACTGAGAACATGCTCTCTGATGGTGTCAACACACTGATCTCACATGGAACCTCTGTAGCGGCAGTGGATGCCCATGAATGGCATGATGCGATCTATCCCTGGGATCTAATCTGCATGAATGAGATTCTATTGAGAAATATCTCTTCGTCATCTGCCGCAACAGTAAGCGCAAGTGCAGTAATTGAAGGTCGTGCCTCTATCGGTAAGGGATCAGTTATCGGTCCATATTGCTCGATCAAAGGTCCGGTGATCATCGGTGATGATTGTGTAATCGGACCACATGTCGTGATCAATCCGGGAACAAGCATTGCATCACGGGTTGTTATTGAACCGTTCACCGTTATTGGGAACTCCCTGGTGATGGATGACTGTACTATAGCCTCCCACTCAACAATTGTATCTGCAGTACTCGGTGAAGGATGTACTATTGGTGAGCATACAGTTGTCACTGCGGGAACTGGTGTTCTTGAGATCAGAGGGGAGGCTATCCGTTCATCCTGTGGTGTCATCATGGGCAATGGTGTCTTTTCTTCGCCCTTAGTGATCTATGAAAACAGTGTCATTGGCAACGACTCCCAGATCGATGCCCGGAATGGTCTTCGGCTTCGATCAAAAGTAATCCCTGATCGTACCCGGGTGATGTGAGATGTGTGGGATCGTAGGATATGTTGGATACAGGCAGGCAGCTCCGGTGCTTCTTGAAGGGCTGAAGCAGCTTGAGTACCGTGGGTATGATAGTTATGGGATTGCTACCCGTTCTGACCAGATCTATATACACAAAAAAAAGGGGAAGGTTTCAGATCTCTCGTTTGATGAAGCCATCCCCCCGGGAACCTGTGGTATCGGGCACACCCGCTGGGCCACCCATGGGATCCCTTCTGATATCAATGCCCATCCTCATCCGGACTGCAAGGAAGAGATAGCAGTTGTCCACAACGGGATCATCGAGAATTATGCACAACTAAAACGTGATCTTATTACCAAAGGTCATACCTTCAGATCAGAGACTGATACCGAGGTCATCCCTCATCTTCTCGAAGACCTGAGCGACGGAGATCTGCTCAAAGCAATGCATCAGGCTGTTCTCCAGCTTGAGGGTTCGTATGCAATATTAGCAATCTCTGATAATCGGGATCGGCTGATTGCAGCAAGAAACCGAAGTCCGCTTGTGCTTGGTATTGGAGATAATGAGTTCTTTGCAGCATCTGATATAACCCCCCTTCTTGAGTACACAAACCGGGTGATCTACCTTGAGGACGAGGACATTGTAGAGATGAGTGCAAAGGGGTATGAGATCTATCACGGTCAAGAGCGTGTCGATCGTGTGGTTCATGAGATCCAGTGGACGCCCGACACTGTTCAGAAGGGTGGATTTCCACATTTTATGCTCAAAGAGATCTATGAACAGCCGGAGGTCATCAACCGTGCGATACACTCCCTCACCCTTCTTTCTCTTCCCCGGTTTTTAAGCAATGCAAGCTCAATGACTGTGGTAGCCTGTGGTAGTTCATACCATGCCGGCCTTATTTTCAGGTATCTGTTAGAATCTGTATGTAATATTCCTGTGAGAGTTGAGTTAGGATCAGAGTTCAAATACAATTCGGTTCCCCTCACAGATGTTATCATCGCCATATCTCAGTCAGGGGAGACTGCGGACACCCTTTCAGCAATTCATAAAGGAAAATGTAACAATGTTCAGACACTTGCAATTACAAATGTCCTGAACAGTTCAATAACAAGGTACGCAGATGAGACAATTCTGATGCAGGCAGGTCCTGAGATCAGTGTGGC
This window encodes:
- the glmU gene encoding bifunctional sugar-1-phosphate nucleotidylyltransferase/acetyltransferase, which encodes MVQCVILAAGEGKRMRPLTGSRPKVMLPVANRPMLEHLICAVRDCGVDEFILVVGYEEAAVRHHFGDGSLFGVTIRYVTQKRQHGTGDAVLNVLPHVTGDFLLLNGDMILSHEDIDAVLSSPSPALGVCRSDHPQDFGVVTIQDRIITGLEEKSEHPKSDLINAGLYLFTSDLFTHLRRITPSPRGELELTDALLPFIREGSLHAVMLSSWADLGSPWDLLGANEVLLGSLSSCIEGEIEKGVVLKGAVQVGTGTVIKAGTYIEGPCIIGKDCKIGPHTYIRGATAIGDNCHIGHSTELKNSIVMSNTNIPHFNYVGDSVIASGCNFGAGTKIANLRHDKHCISAGGVNTRRKKFGAVIGDDVLFGINCSINVGTIVGNRCRVAPHCFVSGVIADDSVVKR
- the glmS gene encoding glutamine--fructose-6-phosphate transaminase (isomerizing) translates to MCGIVGYVGYRQAAPVLLEGLKQLEYRGYDSYGIATRSDQIYIHKKKGKVSDLSFDEAIPPGTCGIGHTRWATHGIPSDINAHPHPDCKEEIAVVHNGIIENYAQLKRDLITKGHTFRSETDTEVIPHLLEDLSDGDLLKAMHQAVLQLEGSYAILAISDNRDRLIAARNRSPLVLGIGDNEFFAASDITPLLEYTNRVIYLEDEDIVEMSAKGYEIYHGQERVDRVVHEIQWTPDTVQKGGFPHFMLKEIYEQPEVINRAIHSLTLLSLPRFLSNASSMTVVACGSSYHAGLIFRYLLESVCNIPVRVELGSEFKYNSVPLTDVIIAISQSGETADTLSAIHKGKCNNVQTLAITNVLNSSITRYADETILMQAGPEISVAATKSFIAQLGVLLQIANLVSGQTNDEHLSHAGVAIEKVLLLNLENAVSLCSRAQHIFYVGRGAFYPVMMEGALKMKEISYIHAEAYAAGEIKHGPFSLLSHETPVVATCPPGPAYAVMLGNLKEMKARGTPIIAIGSGDDTELSELVDVLIPLDEKDICLQIVAVTVILQQLAYYTAARLGREIDKPRNLAKSVTVE
- a CDS encoding sugar phosphate nucleotidyltransferase, with amino-acid sequence MSVQAVILAAGEGTRIRPLTQNRPKALIPVANRPILEHLVDSLLACGVRDIIVVVGYRKEQVMRHLIHLPVPVRVVEQQHQIGTGHALLCARDLVTDDLLVLPGDNYVDPASLKEVLKIKNSMLITTHRHPSNFGVVHVEDGRVLGITEKPVHASRMTVSCGVYHLEHALLVGMTENMLSDGVNTLISHGTSVAAVDAHEWHDAIYPWDLICMNEILLRNISSSSAATVSASAVIEGRASIGKGSVIGPYCSIKGPVIIGDDCVIGPHVVINPGTSIASRVVIEPFTVIGNSLVMDDCTIASHSTIVSAVLGEGCTIGEHTVVTAGTGVLEIRGEAIRSSCGVIMGNGVFSSPLVIYENSVIGNDSQIDARNGLRLRSKVIPDRTRVM
- a CDS encoding phosphopentomutase/phosphoglucosamine mutase, whose translation is MLFGSSGIRRLYDQDLVTLAMQVGMAVGSRADQVLVGMDSRTTGPVLSSSFIAGVCSTGATALKGGIAPTPSIAYSCRSFQAACMVTASHNPEPYNGLKLFNPDGSSFQAVQQEEIEDALSDISTKDWLHQGEVKMCDPLTPHRKAILKKITVKDDLPVILDCGNGAGCVLTPHLLSDAGASVTTVNANPAGIFSRPSEPLPEHLPYLPALMKKTNARCAVVHDGDADRMMAFDNTGSYIPGDLLLILFAKYLGSKRVVTTYDASMAVEEVAEVRRTPVGDAFVSEQLVKWGDFGGEPSGAWIFPQISYCPDGPFAAGLFCEMAGEWDIAEELASIPRYPIIRRSLELPQSREVLYALGAANPTDGIRLEEEDGWCLIRASGTEPKIRFTAEGRTSEDAKRMLERGEEMVRLALKGEA